From Halapricum desulfuricans, a single genomic window includes:
- a CDS encoding succinate dehydrogenase/fumarate reductase iron-sulfur subunit produces MSTDTDTETDVEADADAEADTGETGVDAAPQPDVSVHRTRRLEEKEARRADRAAAEQAAEESLADEETVELKVFRYDPEIEGKDEPRFDTFEVPFHTGMTVLDALIYARDQYDSSLTFRHSCQQAICGSDALFINGSQRLGCKTQLADLDDPIRVEPLPHQEVVKDLVVDMEHFYDQMEAVEPYFDPDDLPEGELEEQRQSRENRETIKMSTRCIWCGACMSSCNIAAGDNQYLGPAAINKAYRFAMDEREGQDRKQERMEIVEQEHGVWRCQTQFSCTEVCPKDIPLTEHIQALKREAVKNNLKFW; encoded by the coding sequence ATGAGCACGGACACTGACACGGAAACGGATGTCGAGGCCGACGCGGACGCGGAAGCGGACACAGGTGAGACGGGCGTCGATGCCGCGCCGCAGCCGGACGTGAGCGTCCACCGGACACGACGCCTCGAGGAGAAGGAAGCGCGGCGTGCTGATCGGGCGGCCGCCGAGCAGGCCGCCGAGGAATCACTCGCTGACGAGGAGACGGTCGAGTTGAAGGTATTCAGGTACGATCCGGAGATCGAAGGCAAGGACGAACCGCGGTTCGACACCTTCGAAGTGCCGTTCCATACGGGGATGACCGTGCTGGACGCGCTCATCTACGCCCGGGATCAGTACGACTCCTCGTTGACCTTCCGTCACTCCTGCCAGCAGGCGATCTGTGGCTCTGACGCGCTGTTCATCAACGGCTCCCAGCGACTGGGCTGTAAGACCCAGCTCGCCGATCTGGACGATCCGATCCGGGTCGAGCCGCTCCCCCACCAGGAGGTCGTCAAGGACCTGGTCGTCGACATGGAGCACTTCTACGACCAGATGGAAGCCGTCGAGCCGTACTTCGATCCCGACGACCTGCCAGAGGGCGAACTCGAAGAGCAGCGCCAGAGCAGAGAGAACCGCGAGACGATCAAGATGTCCACGCGGTGTATCTGGTGTGGCGCGTGCATGTCCTCGTGTAACATCGCCGCGGGCGACAACCAGTACCTCGGACCGGCGGCGATCAACAAGGCCTACCGGTTCGCGATGGACGAACGCGAGGGGCAAGACCGCAAGCAAGAGCGGATGGAGATCGTCGAACAGGAGCACGGTGTCTGGCGGTGTCAGACCCAGTTCTCCTGCACGGAGGTCTGTCCGAAAGACATCCCGCTGACCGAGCACATCCAGGCGCTCAAACGCGAGGCCGTCAAGAACAACCTCAAATTCTGGTGA
- a CDS encoding succinate dehydrogenase hydrophobic membrane anchor subunit, which translates to MAEHYTSFDRSGRRWLLQRLTAVFLIGTLAFHFFLLHFVNHAAEIRFAGTQARMSEVGYFSLMVLFLVAATFHGVNGVYNALVNMGLEGTQKRVVGGVLVLAGVLLIVQGFRVAFAMAGVI; encoded by the coding sequence ATGGCCGAACACTACACGTCCTTCGATCGGAGCGGGCGACGCTGGCTGCTACAGCGGCTGACGGCCGTCTTCCTGATCGGGACGCTGGCCTTCCATTTCTTCCTGTTGCACTTCGTCAACCACGCCGCCGAGATCAGATTCGCCGGCACGCAGGCCCGGATGAGCGAGGTTGGGTACTTCTCGCTGATGGTACTGTTCCTCGTGGCGGCGACGTTCCACGGCGTCAACGGCGTGTACAACGCACTGGTCAATATGGGTCTCGAGGGGACCCAGAAGCGCGTTGTCGGCGGCGTGCTGGTCCTTGCGGGCGTACTGTTGATCGTCCAGGGGTTCCGCGTCGCCTTCGCGATGGCGGGAGTGATCTAA
- the sdhC gene encoding succinate dehydrogenase, cytochrome b556 subunit, producing the protein MSETYNRGTVEDVGRWTEFSAGMWAWIFHKFTGWVLVGYLFTHIAVLSTATASDPTVYNQTLSGLESLLVVRILEVGLLAVAVFHILNGIRLLLVDLGIGLEAQDKSFYASLVLTGAIAVASVPTFLAGAF; encoded by the coding sequence ATGAGTGAGACATACAACCGCGGGACGGTCGAGGACGTCGGCCGCTGGACGGAGTTCTCGGCCGGCATGTGGGCCTGGATCTTCCACAAGTTCACCGGCTGGGTGCTCGTGGGCTACCTGTTCACCCACATCGCCGTGTTGAGCACGGCGACCGCCTCGGATCCGACAGTCTACAACCAGACGCTCAGCGGCCTGGAGAGTCTGCTGGTCGTCCGGATCCTCGAAGTCGGGCTGCTCGCCGTTGCGGTCTTCCACATCCTCAACGGAATCCGGCTGTTGTTGGTCGACCTGGGGATCGGGCTGGAGGCCCAGGACAAGAGCTTCTACGCGTCGCTGGTCCTGACCGGGGCGATCGCCGTCGCAAGCGTGCCGACGTTCCTCGCGGGGGCGTTCTGA